The following coding sequences lie in one Deinococcus betulae genomic window:
- a CDS encoding DUF1540 domain-containing protein produces the protein MNDSTTIVSRCDATTCRFNSDMACTAGQIEVSLSAQQAQCLTFSPASDAQSDQPSAQN, from the coding sequence ATGAACGACTCGACCACCATTGTCAGCCGCTGCGACGCCACGACCTGCCGCTTCAACAGCGATATGGCCTGCACCGCCGGCCAGATTGAAGTGAGCCTGAGCGCCCAGCAGGCCCAGTGCCTGACCTTCAGCCCGGCCAGCGACGCCCAGAGCGACCAGCCCAGCGCCCAGAACTAA